From Lucilia cuprina isolate Lc7/37 chromosome 4, ASM2204524v1, whole genome shotgun sequence:
AATTGACCAATAAAcatttctttgttgttttttattatttttatgaccAAGATAATATTTCCCATTCATagacaatttaaatatattttacaatgggaaagaaaatttaacaatattattgttattttttcaaaaatagtttttgcttatttggtataaatataaaatattttcacatataCAGTAGGGTTTCCCATGAACCACTTTTAGGAAAAATAAGTACTTCTAAAACTATGCGTTTTAATGTACTAAACCCgagcaaattaaaaaacatatttttaaaaatcctcaGTTCCCCAATAGCGATTGAAAAACTTGATctcattataatattttcaataaaattttttgcaatctTTTCGAATTGGACGtcaaaaattccgtaattttgagcttatcacgggaaaaataaaaaaaaacatttttgttattgtatttctaGTCCGTCAAACgacttttattgtattataaggtgcacataaatttaaaaactttattattctcGTGTTAATACATTTATACGCATCGATATAGTGGTATTCCttcattaaattcttaaaaatgttgttcCTCGGGACACTCTAAAATACATCCAAATATTATGCAATGGAATACTTGTAACAAACacgttttagaaaaaaagcgtTAAGCAAACCATAgcgtatttttttcatataataattttgttatagttctaaattgttttctattcttcttttatgaagtttttgcttttgttgttaaaataatattttctcaaaaaaaaaaaaacaatgggaaaaactttatttttcacttgcaaaacaaaagtttttcttttctcatACATTgacgttttcttttaaaacattgacgttttcttttaaaacaatggttttattattttttttcaattttttgtagCTGTCAATAGGTACATTATTTAGTCCAGTATATTGTTATGTTTATGTAGCACAActagatttctttttttcaaaagaaaaatgctTGTGGTTGTTCTACTACAAGATtgaactttgaaatttttagaagaaGACTCTAACTTAAAccacaacaataaaaattcgAAACTAATTGATTGATCATCTACCGGCATGAATTTCAATTCAAGTTGCTGCTTTCAATTGACTTTTTAACTCAATACAGCATCACATAgcatattgaataaaaaaaggaaaaaattgaaatagacaatttaaaattttatgggaaACTTAAATTTTCCTATAGTCACAGTTTTCATTCTAATAAATTCGATTTCTATCTAGTCTTATAATGgaacacaaacaaattttattaaaatacatttccaacaaatatttttggccATAGTTATTGACAGCCGGCTCTGCTTTTAATACCCACggtttgtttaatgttttcctACAACCGCCTCCTGCTGTGTTATTAATATTGCAACATGTAGCAAAACTAATTGCCAATGGAggcaatatttaataatttatttatttctttatactcGCATACAAATAAATCGATTATgacagaaaataaatattaaattaatgcacaggatattattttattttatcctGCTGGGCAGAAGACTTCCTTCcatcttaatattttattcaatactTTAACtaactaaagcaaaaaaatattaaaaaatgcaaaaacgaaaaaaaaactttgtgactatttaattaaattgtagcAGCTTTgccagaattttttttaaaaaagtcctcTATTTAACTTGCAAATActtacaaagttttctttagccAAAGTCGAGGAAAAAGATGTATAGAAACgaactatagaaaagtattaagGTTTAAGGTAGTTAAGATTAAAtattcttaaactttttttgtagtttatttatttcttcacTTTGCCAAAATTGAAGTTTCAATAAAGCTCATTTCAATTTGTAACACTTTTTTAAGTGACcattaataatttaaaggaTTAGGAATGGGATTAAAAgatataaaggaaaaaaaaaacaacatgattATATAGCAAGGTGagtatttaagttaaaatgaCCATAAATTGTTTATGTTGAAGCAATGAATTTcttttgtattaattaatttcatataattgAGATAATTAGTTTGTTTAAGTGAAAATtgacattaaatttatattaaatgtagtaaatattataaatgaactagaactgaactagaactgtactagaactgaactagaactgaactagaactgaactagaactgaactagaactgaactagaactgaactagaactgaactagaactgaagtagaactgaagtagaactgaactagaactgaactagaactgaactaaaactgaactagaactgaactagaactgaactagaactgaactagaactgaactagaactgaactggaactgaactagaactgaactagaactgaactagaactgaactagaactgaacttgatctAAATCGaacttgaaacaaaaaaaaataaaaaaaatttagcaatctttttaaaaaaacctATTTAATATAGGTTCTTTCAAGAGCATTGTTGAATAGTCTTAATTTCCTAGTGTGTTTAcactaaatttcataaaatatcctTAACATTCCTTTAAATACACATCGTAATTTTGCCTTATTATATTTGACTGCTAAatgttctaaaatatttttcattattcatGTTGgcttttaactttaattactaTTGAGACAGTTTGGTTTTACTTTTAAATCCCTTAAGGTCTACATGCAAAGAGTGTTATAATAAATCACACAAAATATTTGTCacattcctttttatttttcctacaactttttaatataaaaaaaatccatcgttttttaagcgaaaaaaaatggaataaaattttcacaaaaaagttttaaccaTAATATAACAAACACTAGGACCATTAATCACAATTACCATAAAgtcaacagtttttttttttcgtttttttaaagaacatttaacCAACACTTGGTTGGCTACTTAGCATTTTAATAGAGTTAATTGCAAATAGACCAACAGCTACCAGTcagaaataaggaaaaaaagCAACTAAAACATTAgctaataatttatatacaaaaaaagaaaattttatctaatGGACAATACTcgtaatttaacaataaatgtgTGTCCTTGAAATAAAAGAAGCTGCCAAGGCAGCAGCTGTAGCTCTAGACTGAAAATTGTAACCAACATTCTTACCATAGGCTGGGAGTTAATTAATGATAAATAAGACACATCTACAGCTCagcttttattaacaaaaatccttgggcaaaaatattttgtatttttcttttttttctattccttCTCTTGTAAgtattgtatttttatgattattgttttaaatattttttagcattCTCTTTTTTTCGCTCAtacttttcttaaaagtttgttAGAAATTCAAACGAAAAACCAACATTACCAGCATATCCTTAGTTAATGGATAAAGTTTCATCtttgcatttttgttgttggataaaaaaaatattgtcgttgtgttttgctgattttcactCCTTCAAATATTTTAGACAAATTCAACATCTTGTTATCGACGGAACTTTGTTACGCCCCCTCAACCAACCATCAATTTTAGGGAgagattttactaaaaatttctaCTTGCTTTCAATTTAATGATTATTGTTGTAATTACACAAAAGGCGAAcagaataattattttattagttataatttttgaaaatgtatttaaattggCTTAACTTTTTACCCAACTGATGGCAGAGAGTTAGAGAGTataagaaatgttttaatttggaagaaaatgtgaaaatatttagGTTCCCTGAATTAGGAAATAGACTAATGCTGTGTTTTGTAGAGTAATTTTACGTAAAAttatagataaaataaaaaaattttatgtttaattggaATTAAAATTAGATTCttatatgtattaaatgtaatttaaaaaacttttgtaatttaaacttttgtatttgtataattaaaaggttttgaataaaaataatttctctaaatatttccaaaacaattggaaaataatttccaaaaatttatttaaaaaaaattaataaaatgtgtttacaataatataataaaatatattaaatattttttctaaacagaacaaagaaaaaataaataaaaaatttttttaaaaaatgaaaaattcttcTAATGTTtcctaaaatttaaagattttcgataatgtttctaaaaatatagaaattttaaattcgaaatttgttaaaatctatttttttatcttaaaaatgtattaaaatattttgtgtattatAATATGCTGAAACTGcagcaaatttttaataagggATTTTTAGaactttactttttatatttaagaattaaattgtttatccTAAAGGCAATTTCAGAGACAAATGTTTGTTtcattgtatatgtatattgctAATAACTAAGAAGGCAAATAATGAAGTGGGGTCAAAGTAATTAATAATAAGggtttaatattgtaaatcacttaataaaactttattgaaaattttatttatattaaatgaaaaagtatttttttttttttaattttacttgttTAAGCAATTTCTCATTTAGTCAATAATGTCATGAGCTGTTACTGATTATTTCGtaatttttagttgttgttctcACTAGCTGAAAAAGAAAAGACCTTGAACGAATTGTcttgtttttttcaattttttcgctttatgtatataaatttttctttttgcttttctttttatttttcctattttaCTTTCATTATTTACAATGACACATCTGCTGCATTGTTGTCATGttcatttaataattattgtcaataataatgaaataaacacAACAGGATGTCTTTGTCATTTAATCTAtcactctctctctttctctattTATCACTTAATCTTTCCTTATTTAATTgagttttaattagaaatttcttaaaataaaaccaattacATCTTTGAGATTTGTAAAACATTCAGGgatttattcaattatttttatattaattttattttttaaagcgattttcttttctttatttcttgcAATTCTCAAtttttaatgttgaaaaataaaatttagtattttgttcttttgttgTGTGCTAagtgcataaaaataaaaatttaatatctgTGTCTGGCAGTTCAttgttgtttatagtttttgattgtttttattttatatagttgTTTGTTACAATGCCAATGTAAATACAgaagttgttgttttgttttttttttttttggtttttttggagctttatttaagttttcagttaaaatctaatgaaagtggaaaatagttatttatatttatgtacatataatgtTGGATTGTATAGTTTTACATTGTTGTTAGTAATATTTGATATTATTGTACTTGTTCGCTgagtagtccatagactggtgtagagactagaacatagactagacaatatactagcaATAGTTAACATGCAATTCCACAAAACATTACATAGACCACTATACAGAATATTCAATAGaacaactgaactagtactgaactagaactaaactagaactgaactagaactgaactagaactgaactagaactgaactagaactaaactagaactgaactagaactgaactagaactgaactagaactgaactagaactgaactagaactgaactagaactgaactagaactgaactagaacggaagtataaaaaattataaataatatcaaTTTTAGCTTTTATCTTATTTGCTCTCTTTTCAATTTGTTGTCTCACTAAACAATAAGTTTACGCAATTTACTTAATCATTATGGAAATTGTTCAGGATATTTTGTAAGTTTTGTCCCTCTAGTAATATTATGTCGCTAACAAAATTCAATaagaaagtaaataataaaaaaaaaaataaaagaaaacaaaagagatACTTCATTAACTGGAAATAATTGAAGAGTCACTAGAGCGTATGATTAACAAGTTTATTGTTTGGCaaacaatcaaaacaagtaCACGCCAAAGTGTCCCATAAACacttcaaaacaaacttttgcTAAACAGAGCAACAAAAAGCTATTTACCTTCAGTATATACCAGTATATATTATTTCAATTCAGTTATTTggtaacaaattatttaacattatttattttagtttgccTGTAATTGTCTGCTATTAGTagcaaaaatatgaaataaataccaACAATTATGGGTCATCATGATATAACATGACAAAACATgacatttttctattaaatatttgttgtactAATAGCAAAAagcatatagaaaaaaactaagcTGACCAATAAATAGTCATATATAAGTAAATAGTCATGAATAAATATTACTCAAATACATAGAGGTTTGATTATGTTGACTTTGCACTTACCACACAATATTTTTCGCTCTTCTTTGAGCACTCCTTCAAATAGAGATGAGCATACTGTTCGGAGTAATTGAGGCAAGGAGTGATGGAACCAACACCCTCATTATATTGGCCACACATGTAACACTTGAGTCCATTTACAGTAACAAGGCCACATACCAGAACAGTTAACAAGGCAATAAAATTCTGATAACTCATGATTTTAAATGATGGCATTGTCCTAAATACTTTTCTGCCAGATCCTGATTTTTCTAATGCTGCTGATGATGTTGCGGTTGTTAGTTTTTCTAGTTCAACTGGATGTTCGATCAAAGAAAACAATGAAATCTTTGCTGAAGATGTAGAAGACGAGACAGCATCAATATTTGATGAGGCCTCCACAACAGATGATGGTGATAACAATGGtgctgatgttgttgtatttgttgttgttgccgctTTTATTGTTGGATATTTATGTAATGTTATGGCTTTTGTACGAGTTAAACC
This genomic window contains:
- the LOC111690571 gene encoding uncharacterized protein LOC111690571, whose amino-acid sequence is MSLLIKNNNKKSSLSLTSTKTKTTIATGLTRTKAITLHKYPTIKAATTTNTTTSAPLLSPSSVVEASSNIDAVSSSTSSAKISLFSLIEHPVELEKLTTATSSAALEKSGSGRKVFRTMPSFKIMSYQNFIALLTVLVCGLVTVNGLKCYMCGQYNEGVGSITPCLNYSEQYAHLYLKECSKKSEKYCVKYVSELSIVRDCATECAEKEIWETQTYCCTEDGCNGSNTIEASAYVIMLPLFIYIVNEIMNIIKQQRR